Genomic window (Euhalothece natronophila Z-M001):
CTGAATAACACCCTAATTGTGTTCCATAGAGTTGCTGTAAGGATTCTCGCAAATAGTCCATTGTGTCGGTGTATTGGGTGAAGATAAGAATGCTTTCGCGGTTTAGAAATTCTTGACTGAGGAGACTGATGAGAAATGATAGTTTGCTGTCTTCTCCTGTATTCTCAAACTGACGCAGTAACTCTTCTAAATACTCGATTTCTTTCGGGTCAACGGGTTCGGCTAAATATGATTCTAATCCAGAGATGACGGCATCATCTACTTCATCTAGTTCCAGTAAATCATCTTCGGTGACGCTAATTCCCTCTAAACGGCGTTGGAGAGACTGGCGAATGGCATAAAAGGAACTGGTGAGGCGTTTTCGATATAGGGTCATTAAAAATCCTAATGCTTTCCGTTCCTGCTTTTGTGCGAGGCGATAAAAATCTCGAACATAATCACTGACAGCACGATATAGGGGGATTTCACGACTTGGTTCCAGGTTAATGGCGTGATCTTGAACTTCTCGCGTGGGAACTTCTTGTTCTAGCATTCCCCGTTGATAATACTCTCGCAGGGTATCTCGGGTGTGGCGAAACATATAGTCTTTGAGGGGAGTGTTAATTGTTAGATATTGGCGAGAGGTGTTGAGGAAGGGTTTGTTGGTAAGGGTTGATTTATGGTTGGCAATCTTTTTCCCTTTTTCCCATGTATCTTGGAGTTGATACGCTAAAACGCGATCTTTCTCTTTTAAATATTGTTGAAAACGCGGACAAGGAGTTCCCCCATAACGAAAATAGTCATAGCACATTTGTTGCCAAAAATCAAGGAGATTGGCATTGGGTTCATCTCCTAGAGATGCAAAATAATTACAGAAATTATCTCCATATTGCCAATGTCCTTTTAAACCGAATAAATGGAGGAGATCAAAGACTTCTATGGGGTCAATTTGCATGGGAGTTGCTGATAATAAAATTAATGATTTCGCTTTCCCTGTCTCCCGTAACTGTTGCATTAAAGTTAATAACCGATTGGGATTATCTTTTCTTGCTTGCGGCGTTTTTCGTCTGGCGTGATGGGCTTCATCTAAAATGACTAAATCCCAGGGAGTGGCTGCTAATAATTCCTCCATCCTTTCTTGACGGCGGATTAAATGACTGGAGGCTAGCACTAAATTTTTACTATCCCAAGGATTGGTAAAAGTTTCGTGATTTTCGGTTTTGCCATAACAGTCTTGAAACCTACTTTTACTATAATTCCAAAAATGTAAGTTAAATTTTTCTCGTAGTTCTTCTTGCCATTGAGTTTGGACACTGGCTGGAGAAAGCACTAAGACTCGTTTGACTTTTTGGGTAATAAGAAGATACCGTAAAATTAATCCTGTTTCAATGGTTTTTCCTAATCCGACTTCATCAGCAATGAGAAAACTATGGGGAAATTTGTTAGCGACGTGGCGAAGAATTTTAATTTGATGTAACCAAGGGGTAATAGGAATGGTTTTCAGGCAAAAATCTAGGCTTCCTTCATGGTTAGGAAGATTAAGTAAAATGTCCCATTGTTGTTTTTCTTCGTTGGTTATTTGTTGTTGGTTGGCGGTTTGAGTGTTAGGTAAAGGGCGAGTATCAAATTCTATTTTCTGATTCCAAGTGGGTTTGGTATTAGGGGTGTAGCGTAAGATTTTTTGACGCACTGCTTCGGGAACATCAAAAGTTTGGACATTTGGTGCAAAGTTATTCCAAAGTTGTTCAAAGCGAAATACTTCTTCTGAAACTCTTTCTAAGTCTCTTCCTTCTTCCCATGAACAGTAAACATGAAAGGATTCAACGTTTTGTTCCCAGCCACTTAGGGATTCATTATTTGATCCTAAAAATACTAACTGATTATTGTCAGCATCGGTAAAGATTCCTACTTTTTCATGAAAAATTTGTTGTGGATTAATTTGGGTGGGGGAGAACTCAGGAACGCCGTTTTTCTGGAGGGGAATTGCAATTTTAATGTCTAAGTATTCATTCTGAATTAACCAACTGAGAATTTCAAAATGTTTGAGTTCGACAAAGGTTTCAGGAGAGGTTAATTCTGCATCTAGGCGATTGGTTAAAGCGTCTCGTAATTTATAGCCTTGTTTGATGGCTTCTAAGTCTTGTTGGCTAAATTGACAGCCCATAATGAGACGCATTTTTCCATTATTATCTAACATCGCGCCTAATCCTTGAGCTACTTTACTAAGGATGCGACTGTTAAAAAATCCTGATTTGCGGTCATATTGAACTGATCTTTCTAAGGCGGGAATGTAAAAGTCAAGGATGGGGTTATGTTCGTTACTGGAATAGCCAATGCGCCAATGATAGTCAGGTAAGGTTTGCATGGTTTGTTATTGGTTATTGGTTATTGGTTATTTGTTATCAACAAAATCTCTATTAGTAAGTTGAACCTCATCCCGTTAAATCAGAGATTATAACGGGAGATTCCCATATAGACTCTTATCTAGGCAACCGTAGTTGCCCCCGACAGACCGCCGTGACTGGGCTGTTTCACCACGGGCGCACCGACCGCAGTTAATCCTCGCTTTAATACCACTTCTGCTGCTGCTACATCCCTATCTTGTTGATATCCACACTCTGGACAAACATGGAGACGTTGGTTTAAGTCCTTTTTCCCAGTATGAACTCCACAATTAGGACAAACTTGAGAAGTGTAATCCTTATCCACTTTGGCAAAATAGGTATCTGTTTGAGAACAGATATATTCCAAAATAGTTATGAATTGACCTAAGCCCATGTCTAGGGATTGTTTAGAGAACATTCCCTTACTCCAAGCTGTAAAGTTGATGTCTTCAACGAAGAGCATTCCAGTATCAGCGCAGAGTTGATGAGCAAGTTTGAAGTGGTAATCTTTGCGTTGATTAGCTACTTTTTCATGTAACTTAGCAATCCTCTTTTGTAACTTGAGATACTTTTCAGACCCTTTCTTCTTGTTGCGTAGTTTTCTTTGCAGTAATCCAATCTTGCGCAGAACGCGATCAAGAAACTGTGGTCTTTTTATGGTTAAACCATCAGAGGTAGCTAGCATACTTTTAATTCCAATATCTATTCCCACTGCATGACCGTGAGGTGGTGGTGTTGGGACATCAACATCTAATTCCAAGGCTAAGTTAACGTAGTAGCCAGACGCTTTCTTAATGACTTGGACTTGTTTAATTTGAAATCCTTTTGGAATTTCCCGTGATTTAATGAACCTTACTTGTTTAAGTAAGGGCATTTTAATCTGATTACCTTCGACTTTAATCTTGTTACTAACGAGATTAAAAGACTTCATCTTCTTCTTAAACCGAGGAAAGCCACAGCCTTTAGACTTCATGTCGTTAAAGGCTCGGTCAAGTTTCCTCAAAGTTTGTTGCATAGCCTGAGCATTCCCAGACTTAAGAAAGGGATAAGTTTTTTTAGCTTTGGTTAGGTTAGAGGATTGAATGTGGTAATTGGGGTATTCAAAAGGAGGAACAATATATTCCGAGGTGATCGAGCATGAATTAATCGGACAACTACGAGAGTTATACCAGAGCTTTCTTTCAGCCAAGGCATAATTCCAAACCGAACGACAAACATTGAGATTGTGTTCAATCTTTTCAATTTGTTCTTTCGTTGGTTTAATTTTGTAGTTGTACGTTAAATTCAACATCGACCAGATTTCTCAACATTAATCTGAGTTTAGCACCTATCTTACATAATGGGTAAACTTATTGTAACTGTCCTGATTCATCTACCCGTTAACCTAACGGTATAACGGGAGTCTTCTCAGGAGGTTAAGATAAAATATCTTACCTGCTATTATGTAACCAATTTTCTAGCTGTATATTGGGGATATTGATAAAGTGGCGAGTATTATCAGTAACAAGAATATCTTGGCGCGATCGCGCAACAGCAGCAATCAAAGCATCTAAATTTCCAGTTGGTTTTCCCATACGCCTAAGTTCTCCCTGAATCTTACCAAATTCATTAGCTGCTGGTGCATCAAACCCAACTTTAGGTAAATTAATCTCAAACTTTCTTAGGGTTGCTAAATTTTTTTCAACGCGACTTGAACAGTAAACGCCTTTGTATAACTCCCCTAAAACTAAAGTTGAAAGATAGCATTCTTGATATTTCAAGCGAAATTGAGCAATCACATCAAAATTTTCCTTGATGATAGCAATGCAAATATTGGTATCTAGCAAATACATAATTAAAAGTGATCATCAAAATTAACAGGTCTCCCAATATCTGCATGACGTTCTTGATCAATTTGTGCAAAAATATCTGTAATTTCTTGATCGTCTTTCCACTCACCAATCACTTCCTGTAATTTTTCCCATTGTTCGGTTTTATCACTAACTGTATCCACAAATTCAACGGAGACTTCTACACCGTCTTCAATGGCAATATCTTCCAAGAGTTCGATAAATTTTCCGCGTTTTATTCCTTTTACTTTCATTTTTTTATTCTTCGTTATTCGTTATTCGTTATTTGAAGTTAGTCAAGAAAATAACTACATATTATTAATTTTGACAGGACGGGCTTGATTATCTAACTCGGAACGATAGTTGTTTTCTAAATTTATCCACACCTCAGCCGATGTTTCTAAACTTTTACCTAGATCATTTGCAATCTCAGTTGTAATTTGTTGATCTCCTTTTAGAATTGCTTCAATTATTTCTACAGAATATCCCATTCTTTCTGCTAGATCATTTTTTGTCCAGTCCCGTGCTTCTAACTCCCGATTTACAATTTTTCCTGGTGCAACTTTTCTAGCTGGGGTTAATTTTCTACTCATTGTTCTAGTCCTCCTAATTTTTACTTGTGATAGTCTTCAATATCTATAATTAAAATATATTTACCATTGAAGTCTTTTTCTAAGGTTATAATTAAGCGCCATTGTTTATTCAAACGAAGGGAATATTGTCCTTCTTTTCCTCGTTTTCCTTTTAA
Coding sequences:
- a CDS encoding helicase-related protein, with the protein product MQTLPDYHWRIGYSSNEHNPILDFYIPALERSVQYDRKSGFFNSRILSKVAQGLGAMLDNNGKMRLIMGCQFSQQDLEAIKQGYKLRDALTNRLDAELTSPETFVELKHFEILSWLIQNEYLDIKIAIPLQKNGVPEFSPTQINPQQIFHEKVGIFTDADNNQLVFLGSNNESLSGWEQNVESFHVYCSWEEGRDLERVSEEVFRFEQLWNNFAPNVQTFDVPEAVRQKILRYTPNTKPTWNQKIEFDTRPLPNTQTANQQQITNEEKQQWDILLNLPNHEGSLDFCLKTIPITPWLHQIKILRHVANKFPHSFLIADEVGLGKTIETGLILRYLLITQKVKRVLVLSPASVQTQWQEELREKFNLHFWNYSKSRFQDCYGKTENHETFTNPWDSKNLVLASSHLIRRQERMEELLAATPWDLVILDEAHHARRKTPQARKDNPNRLLTLMQQLRETGKAKSLILLSATPMQIDPIEVFDLLHLFGLKGHWQYGDNFCNYFASLGDEPNANLLDFWQQMCYDYFRYGGTPCPRFQQYLKEKDRVLAYQLQDTWEKGKKIANHKSTLTNKPFLNTSRQYLTINTPLKDYMFRHTRDTLREYYQRGMLEQEVPTREVQDHAINLEPSREIPLYRAVSDYVRDFYRLAQKQERKALGFLMTLYRKRLTSSFYAIRQSLQRRLEGISVTEDDLLELDEVDDAVISGLESYLAEPVDPKEIEYLEELLRQFENTGEDSKLSFLISLLSQEFLNRESILIFTQYTDTMDYLRESLQQLYGTQLGCYSGRGGEIYEDQKWRIVPKEEIKRSFRDREIKLLICTESASEGLNLQTCGVLINYDLPWNPMRVEQRIGRLDRIGQQYSTVRIHNLYYDGTVEAKVYRRLRDRINLFQNVVGHVQPILAEVPTFIEKAVMSADPQEEDVLMAEFEQNFKNVQMEMDVDDLITRDVDADLAEVQKPLPTSPISPKGIEQLMTTSQVLASQGVEWIDRGDKTWQVKDSNNTYQVTFYPEVFAEDSSLRFMNFGDPLFEEFLTRINR
- a CDS encoding RNA-guided endonuclease InsQ/TnpB family protein, producing MLNLTYNYKIKPTKEQIEKIEHNLNVCRSVWNYALAERKLWYNSRSCPINSCSITSEYIVPPFEYPNYHIQSSNLTKAKKTYPFLKSGNAQAMQQTLRKLDRAFNDMKSKGCGFPRFKKKMKSFNLVSNKIKVEGNQIKMPLLKQVRFIKSREIPKGFQIKQVQVIKKASGYYVNLALELDVDVPTPPPHGHAVGIDIGIKSMLATSDGLTIKRPQFLDRVLRKIGLLQRKLRNKKKGSEKYLKLQKRIAKLHEKVANQRKDYHFKLAHQLCADTGMLFVEDINFTAWSKGMFSKQSLDMGLGQFITILEYICSQTDTYFAKVDKDYTSQVCPNCGVHTGKKDLNQRLHVCPECGYQQDRDVAAAEVVLKRGLTAVGAPVVKQPSHGGLSGATTVA
- a CDS encoding type II toxin-antitoxin system VapC family toxin — translated: MYLLDTNICIAIIKENFDVIAQFRLKYQECYLSTLVLGELYKGVYCSSRVEKNLATLRKFEINLPKVGFDAPAANEFGKIQGELRRMGKPTGNLDALIAAVARSRQDILVTDNTRHFINIPNIQLENWLHNSR
- a CDS encoding helix-turn-helix transcriptional regulator produces the protein MSRKLTPARKVAPGKIVNRELEARDWTKNDLAERMGYSVEIIEAILKGDQQITTEIANDLGKSLETSAEVWINLENNYRSELDNQARPVKINNM